The following are encoded in a window of Synergistaceae bacterium genomic DNA:
- a CDS encoding bifunctional phosphoribosyl-AMP cyclohydrolase/phosphoribosyl-ATP diphosphatase HisIE — protein MKIDLNQIKFDEKGLVPVVVQDAISAEILMVAWANADSLQLTAESGELVLWSRSRQELWHKGETSGNTMSLIEMRIDCDGDTLLAVVTPAGPACHTGARSCFFKTLFGKKNSTEGTFLGRLWYYLNKRKNDSIEESYTAKLLARGKSRVAQKVGEEGVETALAIATGDDDGFCYEAADLLYHLLVGCIATGVPLDSILRELSSRHKEE, from the coding sequence ATGAAAATTGACCTAAACCAAATAAAATTTGATGAAAAAGGACTGGTACCGGTCGTCGTACAGGATGCAATAAGTGCAGAGATTTTGATGGTTGCATGGGCAAACGCCGATTCTCTGCAATTGACTGCGGAATCAGGAGAGTTAGTACTATGGAGTCGTTCTCGTCAAGAGTTATGGCACAAGGGAGAAACTAGCGGAAACACTATGAGCTTGATTGAAATGCGTATTGACTGTGACGGAGATACGCTTTTGGCTGTTGTAACTCCAGCAGGACCGGCATGTCATACCGGAGCCCGCAGCTGCTTTTTTAAAACACTTTTTGGTAAAAAGAATTCCACGGAGGGCACTTTCTTAGGTCGTCTTTGGTACTACTTAAATAAGCGTAAAAATGATTCAATAGAAGAAAGCTATACTGCTAAGTTGTTGGCAAGAGGCAAATCACGAGTAGCTCAAAAAGTTGGAGAAGAAGGTGTTGAGACAGCTCTTGCCATTGCCACCGGAGATGATGACGGATTTTGTTATGAAGCTGCTGATTTACTCTACCATCTTCTTGTTGGCTGCATTGCAACGGGAGTTCCCCTTGACTCAATTTTAAGGGAGCTATCATCTCGCCATAAAGAAGAATAA
- a CDS encoding 1-(5-phosphoribosyl)-5-[(5-phosphoribosylamino)methylideneamino] imidazole-4-carboxamide isomerase, translating into MALILFPAIDLYEGKVIRLSEGDFSRKSYYELSPLDSAKKIQASGCDYIHIVDLEGAKLGEPCHLKVLEEIASLGMFTQYGGGLRSQNSIKSAIDSGANRVMIGSLLFKNSDMPTTIFAEFGSVAMPAIDIKKGKVVHSGWLENTEHTPEEAISTLKKVGFTVFLVTDTERDGMMSGIRSDLYTPLVGEGYEIVAAGGITTTKDINTLAEIGVSAAVVGKSLYEGGMTLEDALAAAKLKGE; encoded by the coding sequence TTGGCTTTGATCTTATTCCCTGCGATAGACCTTTATGAGGGGAAGGTTATTCGACTCTCTGAAGGAGATTTCTCTCGCAAATCATATTATGAGCTATCTCCTCTTGATTCTGCTAAAAAAATACAGGCTTCTGGGTGTGATTATATACACATAGTTGATTTAGAGGGTGCAAAATTAGGAGAACCGTGCCATTTAAAAGTCTTAGAAGAAATAGCGTCCCTTGGAATGTTCACGCAATACGGAGGAGGTCTTCGTTCTCAGAACTCCATAAAATCTGCCATTGATTCAGGGGCGAACAGAGTAATGATAGGGAGCCTTCTTTTTAAAAACTCTGATATGCCAACCACTATTTTCGCTGAATTTGGCTCTGTGGCTATGCCAGCTATTGATATAAAGAAGGGGAAAGTTGTCCATTCCGGTTGGCTGGAAAATACTGAGCATACACCTGAAGAGGCAATAAGCACCCTAAAAAAAGTCGGATTTACCGTCTTTTTAGTGACGGACACTGAGCGTGATGGCATGATGAGTGGAATTAGATCAGATCTTTATACACCCCTTGTTGGAGAGGGGTATGAAATAGTCGCCGCAGGTGGGATTACAACTACGAAAGATATTAATACTCTTGCTGAAATTGGAGTAAGTGCCGCTGTAGTTGGGAAAAGCCTTTATGAGGGTGGAATGACCTTAGAGGATGCTCTCGCTGCCGCGAAGCTTAAAGGAGAATAG